A segment of the Canis lupus dingo isolate Sandy chromosome 15, ASM325472v2, whole genome shotgun sequence genome:
AGCAAAGGTGCAAGAGGCTGCTGGGGCTGGCATTAGTTGAAGCAGGGTCTATAAATTCGGAGTGGCAAAGCAATTTGTAGAAAGCCCCAGTTACACAGCAGGTACCTGCCAACCAGTGAAGTCAAGTAACGCTCAATCTCAAACTTTCTACAAAGTGCTTCGTCGAAAATGCTAATGAGGAAGCTCCCTAAAACACCATATCCTGAGTGTCAGAGAAATATGGCCAAGATGGTGATCGACGGGGAGCAGAGACTGAACTGTGTATTCTTcaagcatcacacacacacacacacacttaacgAAGGGCACGTAACTGCAGTCACATTCCATCTCTTCTGCACCGGCCTCCATCCGGTGGTGGCCTCCGAGGACAGTACTTCCGGGAGCCCTTCCGAGTCCACGGGCTCTGCTGATAGCAGCCAGAAGCAGCGACAGAGTCAGCGCCTTAAAAGTCAGCCGTGGTATCCAAGTGCTTGCGGCAGACACCGATCGGTCTCAAGTTGATCAGTCGGGATGTTGCTCGTGGTGAgtgtttttatttcagtctttgtAAAAACCACAAAGCTAAGCCGTTTGCTTAAATCACTGTTAGAAAGAATGCGGAGTGCCCAGATGGGATTTCTTAGTTCCTGTGCAAATGAAATCACGTTAGTCCAGATTTTATTCACTCAAAACTATAGGGAAGCAGTAGGATTTGGTTTAAATGCTGCCAAAAAGCAGGAATTCACTTAAGTTTTAATTCTGAAGCAATCCTGTTGTTAATGTTGTAGCCGGGGTCGGGCAGCATGGGGGGCGAGGCCCCCGTGGTGCTCACTGAGGAATCCCGGATCTCTCCCAGTTCAGGCTCACTCTCACTAGAGGTAGACCCATTGTTGATGGCATAGACGCTCTCTGCGACTCCCTGAGCTGAAGCGCAGCCATCTGGCTCTTTCTTCTCCCTGGGACTGGACAGTCCTGGGAGCACAGCCATCTTGCCAGTCTGCCTATTGGGCAGCAAGGACATGGTGTAGTCCGCGATGATGCCACCCACGTCTAAATTACACGCCTGGTCGAAGGCTAGGAAGCCGACGTTGGCGTTTGCCTCGCACACCACAAAGGAGCCGTCGTCCATAATGAGCAGATCGATGCCGCAGAAGTCCATGCCCAGGATGTTAGATACCTGAATAGCCAACTGCTTGCCTTGTTCTGTCAGTGGGCACATGACGCCCACACCACCTGCGGGGAAAGCACAGCGACATAATGGTGACATCAGACACTAGGGCCACGCTGACCCTTCAGAGAAGAGATGGGGGCGGGGAGTGctgaggagaggcagggagatgggCATTCTTAGTACCCACAGAAGATCCGCTTGGAAATCAGGATGCCCTTTGGGAAAACAATAGGGTCACTGCTtatctagttttaaaaatgtttatttcctctGACCTACTACTAAGGAAATAGTCTTACGTAATGGAAAAAAAAGCTGTATGCACAAAGATGGTGATGGCAGAGGTACTTAAAAtcctggaggggagcctgggtgtctcagtcggcaagcggctgccttcagcttgggttcacgatcctggagaccccggatctgctcagcggggagtctgcttctccctctccctctgctcctccccctgcttatgctcacactgtctctctgggcctctctctcagatgaatgaataaaatcttaaaaaaataacataaaatactggaaaataaaaatcctggGATATAGCAGgcactcactaaatatttgttggtgAGTAAATGAGAAACTAGAAACCTCTCACAATAGAGGGAAGCAGCATATTTTATAATCATGAATAATAATGCCCATTGAGAGTTTGTTATCCCACGGAAAAATACTTGGAAGGATTAAAGACTGCAGCATGACCACAACCGTGCCAAAAGACATTGCCAGAAAGAACAATACAGAAATGTTAACAATGCCTGTCTTTAACGGATGGGATTaatgataaatatcttttttattgcactttgccgtattttccaaattttctacatgAGAATGCATTCCTCTTGtacagaaaaaggcaaaattaacattatgttggggcgcctgagtgaaccagtcagttaagcatctgactcttgattttggctcaggtcatgacctcagggccgTGGGACccagacccacatcaggctccacactcagcatggagtctgctagggattctctgtctccctgtgcccctccctccacctccaaaataaattttaaaatccttttttaaaaaattaatattatattttaggaagagggagatggataGGCTTGTGAGACAAAATCCCATACCAAAGATAGTCTGACTGTCCTTACCTACTACGAAGCTAAGACCTCAGGTTTAACAGTCTCCATGGAAAGACTTAGGACCTGTATTCTCAGGTCCAAGGATTCATGCCTTTTCCTTAACGCCATCCCTTCTCCACCTGCTAGAATGTATAAGGAAAAGGCTATAAAAGAGTTTTAGACTAGCTCACCAAGGAAAGCAACATGGGCAAATGGCAGAACCATCTGGTTCCTACCTACTTAAAGAATGCATCTTGTAAGGTGACTACAAAAGACAACATAATACACAAGGTTCAACATGGTGGCACCACACACACGCTAATGAGATGAGACCGTGTCTTGAGTACTTAGCACTGTGTCAACCTGAGCCTGGCATCTGCCCCCATCACAACACTCCATCAAGTGTCCTGCAACGATCTGCTTTCAGGTCTTCTCCTTTGTAGGGCCGTGAGCCTCTCTCATTAATTACACACGCTCTTGTAGAGTCTGCTCCTGCCAACTGCTTAACCAGTATTAATAAAGGAAGAGCTGAATTGGTCTCTCAGTCTCTTTATTAGTCACTAGCCTTGGTATACTCACGGGGTCATTTAGGATATAACCgtgggcactttttttttttttttcagattagcAACATACACATTCATTCGATGAGGGTGACAATAGCTTTTTGTGATGGGGACAATAATTTATCTCTCTCCTGAAACATCTCCATCCACCATAACAGAAAACAAGATTAACAATAGGTTCGTGGGATGGTGTTATGCATTTGATCCAAACATGAACTGCAGCTTTCTAATAATATCATACATATAGGAAAAACCCAATCTTCAATTACAACGTAAACACGAAATACACTCTGCCTTCTGCATTGCCTTAGTGTCGACTCTCATTATTTCTTGCCTCGACAGTTGTAAAAATCTTCTAAGCTCCTCTCCTTGCCTCCTGCCTTCAATCCCTCCTTTACCCACGTGTCAGTTTTTCTCAAGCCCGGGTCTACATGTCACTGCCTAGTTTAAACCTGACTGCTGAGTCCCAACGCCTACCAGACAAGGCTCCCTCTCAGCGTCCCGATGCCCAGGCCTGACCTGTGTCACAGCACCGTCTGTGACACTGACCCATCTGTCCTTTTCCCGGGCTGCTTGCTGTGACAGGACAGGGCTTGTTTCTAATCCTTATCTGTGATCCTGGTGTGCAGCGGAGGACCTGACAAGATAGGAGGGATCGATCCACATTTACTGAATGGGTGCAAACAACCTAATGAAAAAATTGACCGTGAGCTTGTCTACCTTACCGAGAGAGCAGTTGCTCTGCATCCGTCCATCTGTGGAGCAGCGAAGCATTGAGCCTATCACCCGgccccctaccaccaccacccggATATCTTTGCCATGTGACTCCTTCACATATTTCTGGAACAGGTAGGGCACATCATGGCGGATCAGATGGCAGATGTCTGAGAGGTGATGTTTATCTCTTGCGAGAAAAACAGcttttcctgaagaagaaagacagagcAAGAGGAGTGGTTAGAGAAGCCTCTGCCCTCCCATCTCCCTGTCCCTACCGCTGTCGTTTCTTTCTGAACTTGCCTTACCTGagccccttccctttctctgacCAGACTCTCGCTTCTTCTCAAATGGCCGCCAAACTTTCTCTTGGCTTTCctcagctccctctccctctaccacaaCTCTTCTTTCAGGATGGAATAATAATGTGTTCCAGAAACACACAGAAGAGGCCAAGATAAAATCTTAAGGCTCTAGTCAATTCAGTTCCAAAAGCAGTTAGCATCTCCTCTCACCCCAGGATTAGGCTGAGTCTAATCTCCAGCCCACTTTGTGAAGGCCCCAAAGCTCACAGTGGGTCGAGGTACAAAGCTGAACCTCAATCCATAATTAATGGAACACACTGTAGAGGAATTCCAAGTCTAGGCAGAGAGAGACCCCCAAAAGGTAAGCACAACACAGCAGGATATGGCATTAAGAGAGGTCTATGGACAAGGTCTGGGAGTCCAAAGAGGGAGCCTCTGACAGACTCCCTCCTCCTTCTAAACATGAGAAACTTATTATCTGGCTGTACCTGTTTAACTCTAAAAAAGGAATGACCTATACACTTCTATCTAGGGAAAGCATTTCTTCTTGACTCCAAATCCTTTATTTTCTGCCTGAATCATCAGTGCTTTTATAATCACTTGGCATCTCCCTTTCCATTTACATATTAGCTGACAGATCTGAGTGGGAGTTCCTGATAGGTTTGCTCTACAAATCTGACATGAGCACACTCAGCCTGAGCCTTCCTGTTCACAAATATGGAACAAAGAGATGGTTTTCCTAAAATTTGTGTCACCACATTaaaaggagtgggaaaaaaataataataaaaaaaaggagtgggaTCTTTCTGAAGTCTTAACAAAAAGAGTGATGGGTATCAGCCCCCTGGGGCATAGAAGACTGAGAAGTATCCTCCAACACATGTCTCTGCCACTGGACATTTGGCACCAGGAGACCTGGCGTCTGACCACAGATGGCTGGGATTCAATTATAGGCACTAGGGGTTCTCTGGGCATTAGGTAGGATTTTCAGTAGAGATGGGGGCTAGATATAGGGGCTTGGTTCCTGGGTTCCTGGCAGGTTCTAATATAGGACTTAGTCTAAAATTACTAAAGGAGCTACAGTTTTCAGGAACAGAGgaaaaggggggaggggtgggaaagaGGACTTAGATTAATCATCTCTCATGTGCCAAATAGATTGATTTCTTATCATTTCATTTACACCTCATATTAGCCCTATGAAGCCATTAGGACAggatggttatttttattttacagtacAGGGAAATAAAGGTCTACAAGATTAGTAACTTTCTCAAGGGCACAGCCCGTACCCTTGCACTGTcttctttagatttatttctatagGCCAGAGTATAACTGCCGCTATAATTTGTTTACTCCCAATCCATTTTCCCTAAGATACTATGTGTGACACCAGCAACGAACAACCTGAAAACGAAATTAAGAACACAATTCCATTTACCAGAGcatcaaaaggaacaaaaaagttaaggaataaatttaaccaaagaagtatAAGACTTATCACTGAAAGCTACAAGACATTTTTGAGCGAAATTAAAGATCtcagtaaatggaaagataccccATGTTCAGGGACCGGAGGACTTCATATTGTTAAGATAGCAACACTCCTCCAGCtgacctacagattcaatacagATCCCACCAAAAGtctaacttccttttttttctttttttctttctttttttttttttttttttttttgcataagttgacaagctgatcctaaaattcgtATGGAAAGGCAAggatgggcagcccggtggctcagcggtttagtgccaccttcagccaagggtgtgatcctggagacctaggatcaagtcccacgtcgggctcccagcatggagcctgcttctccctctgcctgtgtctctgcctctctctctccctctctgtgtgtctcacattaaaaaaaaaaaaaaaaaaaaaaagaaagaaaaggcaaggatGCCAAATATCCAACACaatcttcaaagaaagaaaaaaaggacaaagttgGAGCACAACTTCCCAacttcaaaacttattacaaCGTTACAGTAATGAAGAGAGTGTGTCCTGGCATAAGATGAGAGACGTACAGACCAATGCAATAGAACCGAGAGCCCAGAATAAACCCTCATATAGACAggtgatttttgacaagagttACAAAAACATCCAATGAAGGAAAGAATAGTCTTCAACAGATAATACTGGGAAAACaagatagccacatgcaaaagaaggaagctgGACTCCTTcatcacaccatatacaaaaatcagctcaaaatggatcaaagactcaAAGGTaggagctaaaactataaaactcttagaaggaaacacaggtgtcaatctgtgtgaccttggatgaggCAGCCACAAAATGACATCTAAAAGCACAAGccaccaaaggaaagaaaaatagatgaattgaACTCCATCAAAATCAAAACCTTCTGTACATCCAAGgatactatcaagaaagtgaaaagacaaacttTTCCCCAcagggtggggaaaaaaacatgttCACATTATGTTTGTATGTTGTGAACTCTtaaaaactcagcaataaaaaggggcacttgggtggtgcagttggttgagcatccaacgcttcttggttttggctcatatcgtgatctcagggttgtgagatcaagctcttcagcaggctctgccctcagcatggagtctgcttaggattctctctccccctcctcccgcaaaacaaataaataaatctttaaaaagaaaaaaaaaaaccctcagcaataaaaaagaccAATAATCCAACtgaaaagtgggcaaaggatttgaatagacagtTGTCCAAAGATCTACAAATGTccaataagcacaggaaaagatgctcaacgtcactagTCGTTATGAAAATACAAAGCGAAACCACATTAAGATGCCTTACACCCACTGGGATGGtggtaataaaaacaaatcacatgtctgaaagttgctaaaagttctcatcataagaaaaaaaaattctgtacggtgatggatgttaactagactttgTCTGaccataatgtatataaatattgaattattatacTGTACAACTAAAACTGACATTAATTATGCTGTATGTCAATTAGAcctcaaagaatattttaaaaattcagaaagaaaaaaaaataaataaataaaaattcagaaagagagggaaaattaaagcgagacgaaatcagagagaaagacaaaccatgagagactcttaatcacaggaaacaaactgagggtcactggaggggaaggggttgggggggatggggtaactgggtgatgagcatgtgatgtgatgagcactgggtgttatataagcctgatgaatcactgacctctacctctgaaaccaataatacgttgtatgttaattaattgaatttatttatttattttttaagattttatttatttattcacgagagatgcacacagagagaggcagagacacaggcagagggagaagcaggctccatgcagggagcctgacgtgggactcgatccccggtctccaggattgcgccctgagctgaaggcaggcgctaaaccgctgagccacccagggatccccaattaattgaatttaaataaaaatacatacatccATACATCCAATGGGCCCCTAGATTACTAGTGCTTGGAAAACATGTAATTTGGCCTGTGGCTTGTTTTTATGATGTAAGTATGGTGACTATTAGCTTAATTTGTCAAGACAAAGAAGacattcatatatgtatattctaaGAGTTAGGCCTGCCCAGTTTTCAGGCTACAAACTCTCAGATTAATATATacagtcaggggcacctggatggctcagtcggttcagctcaggtcatgatcccagggtcctgggatcaagtcccatgtcaggctccttgcttggtggggaacctgcttctccctctctttcctgcccatgctttccctcactctctctctctctctctctctctcaaataaataaagtatatatacacacacacacacacacacacacacacacacacaatcaaaaagttttatttagtattctaaaaaaataataaataaataaatgagtgaatgaataaaataaggattagggaggatgtggagaaatctgATCCCTTGTGCCCTACTGGTAGGCCTGTAAAATGACACAACCGttgtggaaaatagtttggcagttcctctGAAGCTACACAGAGAGTCACCACATGACCCCACAGCTCACACTTAGGTAGAtacatacccaagagaaatgaaagcatatgttcacC
Coding sequences within it:
- the RIMKLA gene encoding N-acetylaspartylglutamate synthase A isoform X1 — encoded protein: MCSQLWFLTDRRIREDYPQVQILRALRQRCSEQDVRFRAVLMDQIAVTVVGGHLGLQLNQKALTTFPDVVLVRVPTPSVQSDSDITVLRHLEKLGCRLVNRPQSILNCVNKFWTFQELAGHGVPMPDTFSYGGHEDFSKMIDEAEPLGYPVVVKSTRGHRGKAVFLARDKHHLSDICHLIRHDVPYLFQKYVKESHGKDIRVVVVGGRVIGSMLRCSTDGRMQSNCSLGGVGVMCPLTEQGKQLAIQVSNILGMDFCGIDLLIMDDGSFVVCEANANVGFLAFDQACNLDVGGIIADYTMSLLPNRQTGKMAVLPGLSSPREKKEPDGCASAQGVAESVYAINNGSTSSESEPELGEIRDSSVSTTGASPPMLPDPGYNINNRIASELKLK
- the RIMKLA gene encoding N-acetylaspartylglutamate synthase A isoform X2, which translates into the protein MGLPLNSSPRPPKVSNADSRKAKISGLQLNQKALTTFPDVVLVRVPTPSVQSDSDITVLRHLEKLGCRLVNRPQSILNCVNKFWTFQELAGHGVPMPDTFSYGGHEDFSKMIDEAEPLGYPVVVKSTRGHRGKAVFLARDKHHLSDICHLIRHDVPYLFQKYVKESHGKDIRVVVVGGRVIGSMLRCSTDGRMQSNCSLGGVGVMCPLTEQGKQLAIQVSNILGMDFCGIDLLIMDDGSFVVCEANANVGFLAFDQACNLDVGGIIADYTMSLLPNRQTGKMAVLPGLSSPREKKEPDGCASAQGVAESVYAINNGSTSSESEPELGEIRDSSVSTTGASPPMLPDPGYNINNRIASELKLK